The Streptomyces sp. NBC_01255 genome window below encodes:
- a CDS encoding DUF3093 domain-containing protein: MQPSVPSPAPSSEPSPVPSAESPTGTPVASSPVTASAATAPRFDERLTAPRSWWVIAGLLGVSGGLVMFPLGNVPMLGGLIVAAVLAGAAVSSYGSARVRVVAGSLVAGDARIPVSALGAAEVLDAEEARAWRTYKADPRAFMLMRSYVPRAVRVEVTDAADPTPYVYLSSREPEALVAALESVRAEA, encoded by the coding sequence ATGCAGCCTTCCGTGCCGTCCCCCGCCCCCTCCTCCGAGCCTTCGCCCGTGCCGTCCGCCGAGTCGCCCACCGGGACGCCCGTCGCGTCTTCCCCGGTGACGGCCTCGGCGGCGACCGCGCCACGCTTCGACGAGCGGCTGACGGCGCCCCGCTCGTGGTGGGTCATCGCGGGCCTGCTCGGCGTCTCCGGCGGCCTGGTCATGTTCCCGCTGGGGAACGTCCCGATGCTGGGCGGTCTGATCGTGGCGGCGGTGCTCGCCGGCGCGGCGGTCTCCTCGTACGGCTCCGCCCGGGTCCGGGTGGTCGCCGGTTCACTGGTGGCGGGCGACGCGCGGATCCCGGTCTCGGCGCTCGGGGCGGCCGAGGTGCTGGACGCGGAGGAGGCGCGCGCCTGGCGCACCTACAAGGCCGACCCGCGCGCCTTCATGCTGATGCGCAGCTATGTGCCGCGGGCGGTACGGGTCGAGGTCACGGACGCGGCAGACCCGACGCCCTACGTGTACCTGTCCAGCCGCGAGCCGGAGGCCCTGGTGGCCGCCCTGGAGTCCGTACGCGCCGAGGCCTGA
- a CDS encoding DUF4193 domain-containing protein → MATDYDTPRKTDDDVDSDSLEELKARRNDKSTSTVDVDEFEAAEGLELPGADLSNEELAVRVLPKQADEFTCMSCFLVHHRSQLAREKNGQPICRDCD, encoded by the coding sequence ATGGCAACGGATTACGACACCCCACGCAAGACCGACGACGACGTCGACTCGGACAGCCTTGAAGAACTGAAGGCCCGCCGGAACGACAAGTCGACCTCGACCGTCGACGTCGACGAGTTCGAGGCCGCCGAAGGCCTGGAACTGCCCGGCGCGGACCTCTCGAACGAAGAGCTGGCCGTCCGGGTCCTGCCGAAGCAGGCCGACGAGTTCACGTGCATGAGCTGCTTCCTCGTGCACCACCGCAGCCAGCTGGCCCGGGAGAAGAACGGCCAGCCGATCTGCCGCGACTGCGACTGA
- a CDS encoding sensor histidine kinase: MPTTSVPHPQAPPKPTWDPRDPVRPLLRPTIRIRLTLLYGGMFLIAGVLLLSIIYLFTAQTLGESAAKLPFEIVEGKVQPTTSWCELPVQGSGKQFNDAVSVCLRYQSDQALEDLLRRSLFALLGLSIIAFAFGYAMAGRVLSPLGRITRTARQVAGSDLSRRIELDGPDDELKELADTFDEMLERLERAFTAQQRFVANASHELRTPLAINRTLLEIHASDPEAPLALQQLGKTLLATNERSEQLVEGLLLLARSDNQIIERKAVDLAEVASRAVDQTHAEAVAKGVEIRGERAPAVVQGNGVLLERIALNLLQNAVRYNVPEGGWVEVTTEVQHGQAVLVVSNTGPVVPAYEIDNLFEPFRRLRQERTGSDKGVGLGLSIARSVARAHGGRIIAEPREGGGLVMRVTLPI, from the coding sequence ATGCCCACCACCTCAGTGCCGCACCCCCAGGCGCCGCCGAAGCCGACCTGGGACCCCAGGGACCCCGTCCGGCCGCTGCTGCGCCCGACCATCCGGATACGGCTCACACTGCTGTACGGCGGGATGTTCCTGATCGCCGGTGTACTGCTGCTCTCGATCATCTACCTCTTCACGGCGCAGACGCTGGGCGAGAGCGCGGCCAAACTGCCGTTCGAGATCGTCGAGGGCAAGGTGCAGCCCACCACCTCCTGGTGCGAGCTGCCCGTCCAGGGCAGTGGCAAGCAGTTCAACGACGCCGTGTCGGTCTGTCTGCGATACCAGAGCGACCAGGCCCTGGAGGACCTCCTGCGGCGCTCGCTCTTCGCCCTGCTCGGCCTGAGCATCATCGCCTTCGCCTTCGGCTACGCCATGGCGGGGCGGGTGCTCTCCCCGCTCGGTCGCATCACCCGGACCGCCCGCCAGGTGGCCGGTTCCGACCTGTCCCGGCGGATCGAGCTGGACGGCCCCGACGACGAGCTCAAGGAGCTCGCCGACACCTTCGACGAGATGCTGGAGCGCCTGGAGCGGGCCTTCACCGCCCAGCAGCGGTTCGTCGCGAACGCCTCGCACGAGCTGCGGACCCCGCTCGCGATCAACCGCACGCTCCTGGAGATCCACGCCTCGGACCCCGAGGCCCCGCTGGCGCTCCAGCAGCTGGGCAAGACCCTGCTCGCCACCAACGAGCGCAGCGAGCAGCTCGTCGAGGGCCTGCTGCTGCTCGCCAGGAGCGACAATCAGATCATCGAGCGCAAGGCCGTCGACCTCGCCGAGGTCGCCTCCCGGGCGGTCGACCAGACGCACGCGGAGGCCGTGGCCAAGGGCGTCGAGATCCGGGGCGAGCGCGCTCCGGCGGTGGTCCAGGGCAACGGCGTCCTGCTGGAGCGGATCGCACTGAACCTGCTCCAGAACGCCGTGCGGTACAACGTGCCGGAAGGAGGCTGGGTGGAGGTCACCACGGAGGTCCAGCACGGCCAGGCTGTCCTGGTCGTCTCGAACACGGGACCGGTGGTCCCCGCGTACGAGATCGACAACCTCTTCGAGCCGTTCCGGAGACTCCGGCAGGAGCGCACCGGCAGCGACAAGGGGGTCGGTCTCGGCCTGTCGATCGCCCGGTCCGTGGCTCGCGCCCATGGCGGCCGTATCATCGCGGAGCCCCGCGAGGGCGGTGGTCTCGTGATGCGTGTCACTCTGCCGATCTGA
- a CDS encoding response regulator transcription factor — protein MRVLVVEDEQLLADAVATGLRREAMAVDVVYDGAAALERIGVNDYDVVVLDRDLPLVHGDDVCRKIVELGMPTRVLMLTASGDVSDRVEGLELGADDYLPKPFAFTELTARVRALGRRTTVPLPPVLERAGIKLDPNRREVFREGKEVQLAPKEFAVLEVLMRSEGAVVSAEQLLEKAWDENTDPFTNVVRVTVMTLRRKLGEPPVIVTVPGSGYRI, from the coding sequence GTGCGCGTACTCGTCGTCGAGGACGAGCAGCTGCTCGCCGATGCGGTGGCCACCGGACTGCGCCGGGAGGCCATGGCCGTCGACGTCGTGTACGACGGCGCCGCGGCGCTGGAGCGCATCGGGGTGAACGACTACGACGTCGTCGTCCTCGACCGCGACCTCCCGCTCGTCCACGGCGACGATGTCTGCCGCAAGATCGTCGAGCTCGGCATGCCCACGCGCGTGCTGATGCTCACCGCGTCCGGCGACGTCAGCGACCGCGTCGAGGGCCTGGAGCTCGGCGCGGACGACTACCTCCCCAAGCCGTTCGCCTTCACCGAGCTCACCGCCCGCGTGCGCGCGCTCGGCCGGCGCACCACGGTGCCGCTGCCGCCCGTCCTGGAGCGCGCCGGCATCAAGCTCGACCCGAACCGCCGCGAGGTCTTCCGCGAGGGCAAGGAGGTCCAGCTCGCGCCGAAGGAGTTCGCCGTCCTGGAGGTCCTCATGCGCAGCGAGGGCGCCGTCGTCTCGGCCGAGCAGCTCCTGGAGAAGGCCTGGGACGAGAACACCGACCCCTTCACCAACGTCGTGCGCGTCACCGTCATGACCCTGCGCCGCAAGCTCGGCGAGCCCCCGGTCATCGTCACCGTGCCCGGCTCCGGGTACCGGATCTGA
- a CDS encoding inositol monophosphatase family protein → MSDPLLAELLDLGLEAARRAGALLRDGRPDDLAVAMTKSSPIDVVTEMDIAAEKLITGFLSEHRPQDGFLGEEGASSPGTSGIRWVIDPLDGTVNYLYGLPTWAVSIAAERDGETVVGVVEAPMRGETYRAVLGGGAYAGERRLAVRPSPELDQALVGTGFGYVQSRRAHQADVAQRVIPRVRDIRRGGSAAIDLCDVAAGRLDAYYERGLNPWDLAAGALIAREAGALTGGRPGEPESGELTLAASAGVFAPLQELLEELGAWHD, encoded by the coding sequence GTGAGCGACCCGCTACTCGCCGAACTGCTCGACCTCGGCCTGGAGGCCGCACGGCGGGCCGGCGCGCTGCTGCGCGACGGCCGGCCGGACGACCTGGCCGTGGCGATGACCAAGTCGAGCCCCATCGACGTCGTCACCGAGATGGACATCGCCGCCGAGAAGCTGATCACCGGCTTCCTCTCCGAGCACCGCCCGCAGGACGGCTTCCTCGGCGAGGAGGGCGCGTCGAGCCCCGGCACGAGCGGGATCCGCTGGGTGATCGACCCGCTCGACGGCACCGTGAACTACCTCTACGGCCTGCCCACCTGGGCGGTCTCGATCGCCGCCGAGCGGGACGGCGAGACCGTGGTCGGCGTGGTCGAGGCGCCGATGCGCGGCGAGACGTACCGGGCGGTCCTCGGCGGCGGCGCGTACGCGGGGGAGCGGCGCCTCGCCGTCCGCCCGTCGCCCGAGCTCGACCAGGCCCTCGTGGGCACGGGCTTCGGATACGTGCAGTCCCGTCGCGCCCATCAGGCCGACGTCGCCCAGCGCGTGATCCCGCGCGTCCGCGACATCCGCCGGGGCGGTTCGGCCGCGATCGACCTCTGCGACGTCGCGGCGGGCCGCCTCGACGCGTACTACGAGCGCGGACTCAATCCCTGGGACCTCGCCGCGGGGGCGCTCATCGCCCGCGAGGCGGGCGCGCTGACCGGCGGCCGACCCGGGGAGCCGGAGTCCGGTGAGCTGACCCTGGCGGCCTCCGCGGGCGTCTTCGCGCCCCTCCAGGAGCTCCTGGAGGAGCTCGGAGCCTGGCACGACTAG